One Prunus dulcis chromosome 7, ALMONDv2, whole genome shotgun sequence DNA segment encodes these proteins:
- the LOC117635141 gene encoding E3 ubiquitin-protein ligase RHF2A-like isoform X2, with amino-acid sequence MEVPDMEAKKSESHMISAAAFVEGGIQEACAEACSICLEEFCESDPSVVTTCKHEFHLHCILEWCQRSSQCPMCWQAISLKDSCSQELLEAVERERSFRNTSRNATIFHHPTLGDFEFQHLPGGTNNAELEERIIQHLAAAASMGRAHHNGRREGQRSRSSARGHPHFSVFSTHPSASPLGPVSAPGGDSEPAEITVASPSTPLTSDGDESSRRSAHFPSVQTDGISPSASGSVRMHRNRQGLSSSHWNSTSQSSPLNQDRAGPSDLQSISESLKSKFNSMSMRYKESFSRSTRGWKERLFSRSTSMSELSSEVRREVNAGIATVSRMMERLETKDIGRAPEASVANHTADGSAADQSNNPNSLEIHGENRLSDNNRPGTTCPAGSASN; translated from the exons ATGGAG GTTCCAGATATGGAGGCAAAGAAGAGTGAAAGTCATATGATATCAGCTGCAGCATTTGTGGAAGGGGGAATACAAGAGGCTTGTGCTGAGGCCTGCAGCATATGCCTTGAGGAGTTTTGTGAAAGTGATCCTTCAGTG GTGACTACTTGCAAGCATGAGTTTCACCTCCACTGCATCCTTGAATG gTGCCAGAGAAGCTCTCAGTGCCCCATGTGTTGGCAGGCCATTAGCTTGAAGGATTCTTGCAG TCAAGAGTTACTTGAGGCAGTTGAACGGGAGAGGAGCTTTAGGAATACATCAAGAAATGCAACTATATTTCATCATCCCACCCTTGGCGATTTTGAATTTCAGCAT TTACCTGGGGGTACTAACAATGCTGAACTTGAAGAGCGTATAATCCAGCACTTGGCAGCTGCTGCTTCCATGGGAAGGGCCCACCACAATGGTAGAAGGGAAGGCCAGAGGAGCCGGTCATCTGCTCGTGGTCATCCACACTTCTCGGTGTTTTCTACTCATCCTAGTGCATCTCCTCTTGGTCCTGTTTCTGCCCCAGGAGGGGACAGTGAACCTGCCGAAATAACTGTAGCAAGTCCGTCTACCCCACTTACATCAGATGGGGATGAATCATCACGAAGGAGTGCACATTTTCCTTCTGTTCAGACTGATGGAATTTCGCCCTCAGCATCTGGGTCTGTACGCATGCACAGAAATCGTCAAGGACTTTCCTCCAGTCACTG GAACTCTACTAGTCAATCCTCTCCATTGAATCAGGACCGAGCAGGACCATCAGACCTTCAGTCCATTTCCGAGTCTCTGAAATCTAAGTTTAATTCCATGTCAATGAG GTACAAGGAGTCGTTTTCGAGGAGTACAAGAGGATGGAAGGAGAGGCTGTTCTCACGTAGCACTTCTATGTCAGAACTCAGTTCTGAAGTTCGTAGAGAGGTCAATGCTGGAATCGCCACTGTATCACGTATGATGGAACGCCTTGAGACCAAAGATATTGGTAGAGCCCCCGAGGCTTCTGTAGCAAATCATACGGCAGATGGTTCTGCTGCAGATCAGAGCAACAACCCAAACAGTTTAGAGATTCATGGAGAAAACCGTTTGAGCGACAACAATAGGCCTGGTACTACTTGTCCCGCAGGTTCTGCTTCAAATTGA
- the LOC117635141 gene encoding E3 ubiquitin-protein ligase RHF2A-like isoform X3 — protein MEAKKSESHMISAAAFVEGGIQEACAEACSICLEEFCESDPSVVTTCKHEFHLHCILEWCQRSSQCPMCWQAISLKDSCSQELLEAVERERSFRNTSRNATIFHHPTLGDFEFQHLPGGTNNAELEERIIQHLAAAASMGRAHHNGRREGQRSRSSARGHPHFSVFSTHPSASPLGPVSAPGGDSEPAEITVASPSTPLTSDGDESSRRSAHFPSVQTDGISPSASGSVRMHRNRQGLSSSHWNSTSQSSPLNQDRAGPSDLQSISESLKSKFNSMSMRYKESFSRSTRGWKERLFSRSTSMSELSSEVRREVNAGIATVSRMMERLETKDIGRAPEASVANHTADGSAADQSNNPNSLEIHGENRLSDNNRPGTTCPAGSASN, from the exons ATGGAGGCAAAGAAGAGTGAAAGTCATATGATATCAGCTGCAGCATTTGTGGAAGGGGGAATACAAGAGGCTTGTGCTGAGGCCTGCAGCATATGCCTTGAGGAGTTTTGTGAAAGTGATCCTTCAGTG GTGACTACTTGCAAGCATGAGTTTCACCTCCACTGCATCCTTGAATG gTGCCAGAGAAGCTCTCAGTGCCCCATGTGTTGGCAGGCCATTAGCTTGAAGGATTCTTGCAG TCAAGAGTTACTTGAGGCAGTTGAACGGGAGAGGAGCTTTAGGAATACATCAAGAAATGCAACTATATTTCATCATCCCACCCTTGGCGATTTTGAATTTCAGCAT TTACCTGGGGGTACTAACAATGCTGAACTTGAAGAGCGTATAATCCAGCACTTGGCAGCTGCTGCTTCCATGGGAAGGGCCCACCACAATGGTAGAAGGGAAGGCCAGAGGAGCCGGTCATCTGCTCGTGGTCATCCACACTTCTCGGTGTTTTCTACTCATCCTAGTGCATCTCCTCTTGGTCCTGTTTCTGCCCCAGGAGGGGACAGTGAACCTGCCGAAATAACTGTAGCAAGTCCGTCTACCCCACTTACATCAGATGGGGATGAATCATCACGAAGGAGTGCACATTTTCCTTCTGTTCAGACTGATGGAATTTCGCCCTCAGCATCTGGGTCTGTACGCATGCACAGAAATCGTCAAGGACTTTCCTCCAGTCACTG GAACTCTACTAGTCAATCCTCTCCATTGAATCAGGACCGAGCAGGACCATCAGACCTTCAGTCCATTTCCGAGTCTCTGAAATCTAAGTTTAATTCCATGTCAATGAG GTACAAGGAGTCGTTTTCGAGGAGTACAAGAGGATGGAAGGAGAGGCTGTTCTCACGTAGCACTTCTATGTCAGAACTCAGTTCTGAAGTTCGTAGAGAGGTCAATGCTGGAATCGCCACTGTATCACGTATGATGGAACGCCTTGAGACCAAAGATATTGGTAGAGCCCCCGAGGCTTCTGTAGCAAATCATACGGCAGATGGTTCTGCTGCAGATCAGAGCAACAACCCAAACAGTTTAGAGATTCATGGAGAAAACCGTTTGAGCGACAACAATAGGCCTGGTACTACTTGTCCCGCAGGTTCTGCTTCAAATTGA
- the LOC117634073 gene encoding fasciclin-like arabinogalactan protein 17 isoform X1, producing MDSQIYGRSIFFLIVFAIASLPTSTLAALPNNPQPKSHSPTTSSSFTKAAAATTTAQINSNSVLVALLDSHYTELAELVEKALLLQTLEEAVGNHNITIFAPKNEALERQLDPEFKRFLLEPGNLKSLQTLLMFHIIPNRIGSTQWPHPGSGRHHQTLCSSHERLHLATHKNNSRKSVNSAQIIRPDDVTRPDGVIHGIERLLIPRSVEDDFNRRRNLRTISAILPEGAPEVDPRTHRLKKPAAPVPAGAPPVLPVYDALAPGPSLAPAPAPGPGGPHHHFDGESQVKDFIHTLLHYGGYNEMADILVNLTSLATEMGRLVSEGYVLTVLAPNDEAMAKLTTDQLSEPGAPEQIVYYHIIPEYQTEESMYNSVRRFGKVRYDTLRLPHKVVAQEADGSVKFGQGDVSAYLFDPDIYTDGRISVQGIDGVLFPFEEEEVKAEKKTAPVVKVAAKPRRAGKLMEVACRMLGAFGHDSHFSTCQ from the exons ATGGATTCTCAGATCTATGGTCgctccatcttcttcctcatcgTCTTCGCCATTGCTTCTCTCCCTACTTCCACGCTCGCCGCATTGCCCAACAACCCACAACCCAAATCTCACTCTccaacaacatcatcatcCTTTACGAAAGCGGCGGCAGCCACAACGACAGCACAGATCAACTCCAATTCCGTCCTCGTCGCCCTCCTCGACTCGCATTACACTGAGCTCGCTGAGCTCGTCGAGAAGGCCCTCCTACTCCAGACCCTCGAGGAGGCCGTGGGCAACCACAACATCACCATCTTCGCCCCGAAAAATGAGGCTCTCGAGCGCCAGCTGGACCCCGAATTCAAGCGCTTCCTGCTCGAACCCGGCAACCTCAAGTCCCTCCAAACCCTCCTCATGTTCCACATTATCCCCAACCGCATCGGCTCCACCCAGTGGCCTCATCCCGGGTCAGGTCGCCATCACCAGACCCTCTGCAGCAGCCACGAGCGCCTCCACCTGGCCACTCATAAAAACAACAGCCGCAAATCGGTCAATTCCGCCCAGATCATCCGACCCGACGACGTTACCCGACCCGACGGTGTCATCCACGGCATCGAGCGCCTCCTGATCCCGCGCTCCGTCGAGGACGACTTCAACCGGAGGCGGAATCTTCGCACCATATCCGCCATTCTACCCGAGGGAGCACCCGAGGTCGACCCGAGAACCCACCGCCTGAAAAAACCAGCAGCTCCGGTTCCAGCCGGGGCTCCGCCAGTTCTACCCGTTTACGACGCTCTAGCTCCCGGCCCGTCTCTAGCTCCAGCTCCTGCTCCTGGTCCTGGCGGGCCCCACCACCACTTCGACGGCGAGAGCCAGGTGAAGGACTTCATCCACACTCTGCTGCACTACGGGGGGTACAACGAGATGGCCGATATTCTGGTCAATTTGACTTCGCTAGCGACCGAGATGGGCCGATTAGTTTCGGAGGGCTACGTGTTGACGGTGCTTGCTCCGAACGACGAGGCCATGGCCAAGCTGACGACCGACCAGTTGAGCGAACCGGGGGCGCCGGAGCAGATTGTGTACTACCACATCATACCCGAGTATCAGACGGAGGAGAGCATGTATAACTCAGTAAGAAGATTCGGGAAGGTCCGGTACGATACGCTGAGGCTGCCGCATAAGGTGGTGGCGCAGGAGGCCGATGGGTCGGTGAAATTCGGTCAGGGCGATGTTTCGGCGTACTTGTTTGACCCCGATATTTATACGGACGGGAGGATTTCGGTGCAGGGGATTGATGGGGTTCTGTTTCCgtttgaggaggaggaggtcaAGGCCGAGAAGAAAACGGCCCCTGTTGTTAAGGTTGCTGCTAAGCCCAGGAGAG CAGGAAAGTTGATGGAAGTAGCGTGTAGAATGCTTGGAGCTTTTGGACATGATTCTCACTTCTCTACTTGTCAATGA
- the LOC117634073 gene encoding fasciclin-like arabinogalactan protein 17 isoform X2: protein MDSQIYGRSIFFLIVFAIASLPTSTLAALPNNPQPKSHSPTTSSSFTKAAAATTTAQINSNSVLVALLDSHYTELAELVEKALLLQTLEEAVGNHNITIFAPKNEALERQLDPEFKRFLLEPGNLKSLQTLLMFHIIPNRIGSTQWPHPGSGRHHQTLCSSHERLHLATHKNNSRKSVNSAQIIRPDDVTRPDGVIHGIERLLIPRSVEDDFNRRRNLRTISAILPEGAPEVDPRTHRLKKPAAPVPAGAPPVLPVYDALAPGPSLAPAPAPGPGGPHHHFDGESQVKDFIHTLLHYGGYNEMADILVNLTSLATEMGRLVSEGYVLTVLAPNDEAMAKLTTDQLSEPGAPEQIVYYHIIPEYQTEESMYNSVRRFGKVRYDTLRLPHKVVAQEADGSVKFGQGDVSAYLFDPDIYTDGRISVQGIDGVLFPFEEEEVKAEKKTAPVVKVAAKPRRGKLMEVACRMLGAFGHDSHFSTCQ, encoded by the exons ATGGATTCTCAGATCTATGGTCgctccatcttcttcctcatcgTCTTCGCCATTGCTTCTCTCCCTACTTCCACGCTCGCCGCATTGCCCAACAACCCACAACCCAAATCTCACTCTccaacaacatcatcatcCTTTACGAAAGCGGCGGCAGCCACAACGACAGCACAGATCAACTCCAATTCCGTCCTCGTCGCCCTCCTCGACTCGCATTACACTGAGCTCGCTGAGCTCGTCGAGAAGGCCCTCCTACTCCAGACCCTCGAGGAGGCCGTGGGCAACCACAACATCACCATCTTCGCCCCGAAAAATGAGGCTCTCGAGCGCCAGCTGGACCCCGAATTCAAGCGCTTCCTGCTCGAACCCGGCAACCTCAAGTCCCTCCAAACCCTCCTCATGTTCCACATTATCCCCAACCGCATCGGCTCCACCCAGTGGCCTCATCCCGGGTCAGGTCGCCATCACCAGACCCTCTGCAGCAGCCACGAGCGCCTCCACCTGGCCACTCATAAAAACAACAGCCGCAAATCGGTCAATTCCGCCCAGATCATCCGACCCGACGACGTTACCCGACCCGACGGTGTCATCCACGGCATCGAGCGCCTCCTGATCCCGCGCTCCGTCGAGGACGACTTCAACCGGAGGCGGAATCTTCGCACCATATCCGCCATTCTACCCGAGGGAGCACCCGAGGTCGACCCGAGAACCCACCGCCTGAAAAAACCAGCAGCTCCGGTTCCAGCCGGGGCTCCGCCAGTTCTACCCGTTTACGACGCTCTAGCTCCCGGCCCGTCTCTAGCTCCAGCTCCTGCTCCTGGTCCTGGCGGGCCCCACCACCACTTCGACGGCGAGAGCCAGGTGAAGGACTTCATCCACACTCTGCTGCACTACGGGGGGTACAACGAGATGGCCGATATTCTGGTCAATTTGACTTCGCTAGCGACCGAGATGGGCCGATTAGTTTCGGAGGGCTACGTGTTGACGGTGCTTGCTCCGAACGACGAGGCCATGGCCAAGCTGACGACCGACCAGTTGAGCGAACCGGGGGCGCCGGAGCAGATTGTGTACTACCACATCATACCCGAGTATCAGACGGAGGAGAGCATGTATAACTCAGTAAGAAGATTCGGGAAGGTCCGGTACGATACGCTGAGGCTGCCGCATAAGGTGGTGGCGCAGGAGGCCGATGGGTCGGTGAAATTCGGTCAGGGCGATGTTTCGGCGTACTTGTTTGACCCCGATATTTATACGGACGGGAGGATTTCGGTGCAGGGGATTGATGGGGTTCTGTTTCCgtttgaggaggaggaggtcaAGGCCGAGAAGAAAACGGCCCCTGTTGTTAAGGTTGCTGCTAAGCCCAGGAGAG GAAAGTTGATGGAAGTAGCGTGTAGAATGCTTGGAGCTTTTGGACATGATTCTCACTTCTCTACTTGTCAATGA
- the LOC117636015 gene encoding protein WVD2-like 4, with amino-acid sequence MESANGITSEHESIAIEEKHVDMPVPDLNKDGKNDSNVEVHAANGISEPGTKDEGINSSGVAVEASATVSPGKNSKTMKDPHAPNNGFSKSKLAKDKPNLKGITQIPRNQRAILSQSLSFPSRGSCGDPMKKSIDAYPVKAVAKHARGNATKAEAHFSASRLNPNRRASTGVHSKEENTTGGASLKRTSLAAIPSIRCSSSGKPGSVNTSANSPSNVIRAVDQSLNPVKTTLPIKEDDDAHSIASSTTPSGRRRSGSFAFRLDERAEKRKEFFDKLEEKIQAKEAEKNNSQAKSKESQEAEIKKLRKSLTFKAAPMPSFYKEPLPKVELKKIPTTRAKSPKLGRNKSSISSLNNSSEAGGACLSPPLNQELNNSKKALKTRSEKDVIDSKKPIRKSHSRLHSQENVATKDEAKSVKSPPKAIGEERKYQKTCTTETEEGQDQSGLLSECKEKIESEVNVAEIEEPVLSAPTPDIMPHEVSIGT; translated from the exons ATGGAGTCTGCAAATGGGATTACTTCCGAGCATGAGAGTATTGCTATTGAGGAAAAACATGTGGACATGCCAGTACCGGATTTGAACAAGGATGGTAAGAATGATAGTAATGTAGAAGTTCATGCCGCGAATGGAATATCTGAACCTGGAACAAAAGATGAAGGCATCAACTCTTCTGGAGTTGCAGTTGAAGCCTCTGCAACTGTTTCGCCTGGTAAAAATTCGAAAACCATGAAG GATCCTCATGCTCCAAACAATGGTTTTTCAAAGAGCAAACTGGCCAAGGATAAACCTAACTTGAAAGGCATAACTCAGATTCCTCGTAACCAGAGGGCAATACTTTCTCAGAGCCTTTCTTTCCCATCAAGAGGATCTTGTGGAGATCCTATGAAGAAGAGCATTGATGCGTACCCAGTGAAAGCAGTAGCCAAACATGCTCGAGGAAATGCAACCAAAGCTGAGGCCCATTTTTCAGCTTCTCGCTTGAATCCAAATAGGCGTGCATCCACAGGAGTGCATTCAAAGGAAGAGAACACAACTGGTGGAGCTTCCCTTAAGAGGACTTCTTTAGCAGCAATACCTAGCATTAGATGCTCTTCA TCTGGGAAGCCTGGTTCTGTGAATACATCTGCTAATAGCCCATCTAATGTGATCCG AGCAGTTGATCAAAGTTTAAATCCTGTAAAAACAACTCTGCCAATCAAAGAGGATGATGATGCTCATTCCATTGCTTC AAGTACTACGCCAAGTGGACGGCGGCGCAGTGGTTCTTTTGCCTTCAGGTTGGATGAACGTGCGGAGAAAAGGAAGGAG TTCTTTGACAAACTAGAAGAGAAGATACAGGCTAAGGAAGCAGAAAAAAATAACTCACAGGCAAAATCGAAG GAAAGCCAAGAAGCAGAGATCAAGAAACTAAGGAAGAGCCTAACATTCAAGGCAGCACCCATGCCAAGTTTCTACAAAGAGCCTCTTCCAAAAGTTGAACTAAAGAAG ATACCAACTACTCGTGCAAAATCTCCAAAGCTTGGAAGGAACAAGAGCTCCATTTCTTCATTGAACAACTCTTCCGAAGCTGGTGGGGCGTGTCTTAGCCCTCCTCTGAATCAAGAACTGAATAACTCAAAGAAAGCATTAAAAACTAGAAGCGAAAAAGATGTCATAGACTCAAAGAAGCCTATTAGGAAGTCCCACAGCAGGCTTCATTCTCAGGAAAATGTTGCTACCAAAGATGAAGCAAAATCTGTTAAGTCCCCACCAAAGGCtattggagaagaaagaaaataccaGAAAACATGCACCACAGAAACAGAAGAAGGTCAGGATCAATCTGGGCTTCTTTCTGAGTGCAAAGAGAAGATAGAGTCTGAAGTGAATGTTGCCGAGATCGAAGAACCAGTCCTCAGTGCACCTACTCCCGATATCATGCCTCATGAAGTTAGCATTGGAACTTAA